One genomic window of Oncorhynchus kisutch isolate 150728-3 linkage group LG26, Okis_V2, whole genome shotgun sequence includes the following:
- the LOC109887139 gene encoding MOB-like protein phocein isoform X3 has translation MAFCIRRLWNILERKLSGNRKVDTHARPTSRYFLTWSFRFSLLDPHSRRNRGSTSRGFNDYHLKMAFRKFLPMFDRVLVERLAAETMSKGGIMLPEKAQGKVLQATVVAVGPGSTNQDFYNWPDESFEEMDSTLAVQQYIQQNIRSDCSGIDKILEPPEGQDEGVWKYEHLRQFCLELNGLAVKLQSECHPDTCTQMTATEQWIFLCAAHKTPKECPAIDYTRHTLDGAACLLNSNKYFPSRVSIKESSVAKLGSVCRRIYRIFSHAYFHHRQIFDKYENETFLCHRFTRFVMKYNLMSKDNLIVPILEEEVQNTSAGESEA, from the exons ATGGCTTTTTGCATCCGG AGGTTATGGAATATTCTGGAACGGAAACTGTCCGGGAACCGTAAAGTAGACACGCATGCGCGTCCCACTTCTCGATATTTCCTCACGTGGAGTTTCCGCTTCAGCCTGTTAGATCCACACTCAAGAAGAAATCGGGGCTCAACATCACGAGGTTTCAACGACTATCACTTAAAGATG GCTTTCAGGAAATTCCTTCCCATGTTTGACCGGGTGCTGGTGGAGCGTCTGGCTGCAGAGACTATGTCGAAGGGGGGCATCATGTTGCCAGAGAAGGCCCAGGGCAAGGTGCTGCAGGCCACAGTGGTGGCAGTGGGACCAGGCTCCACCAACCAG gATTTCTACAACTGGCCAGATGAATCCTTTGAAGAGATGGACAGCACGCTGGCTGTACAACAG TACATTCAGCAGAACATCCGGTCAGACTGCTCCGGTATCGATAAGATCCTGGAGCCACCAGAGGGACAGGACGAAGGGGTGTGGAAGTACGAGCACCTCCG GCAATTTTGTCTGGAGCTGAATGGACTCGCTGTGAAACTGCAGAGCGAGTGCCACCCAGACACCTGCACCCAGATGACAGCCACAGAACAGTGGATATTCCTGTGTGCTGCACACAAGACCCCCAAAGAG TGCCCTGCCATTGACTACACCAGGCACACGCTGGACGGAGCTGCCTGCCTTCTCAACAGCAACAAGTATTTTCCCAGCCG TGTGAGCATCAAGGAGTCCTCAGTGGCCAAGCTGGGTTCTGTGTGTCGCCGGATCTATAGGATATTCTCCCATGCTTACTTCCACCATCGGCAGATATTTGACAAGTATGAG aacgagacctttctgtgCCATCGGTTCACGCGCTTCGTGATGAAGTACAACCTGATGTCCAAGGACAACCTGATTGTTCCTATCCTGGAGGAGGAGGTCCAGAACACCTCAGCTGGGGAGAGCGAGGCCTGA
- the LOC109887139 gene encoding 10 kDa heat shock protein, mitochondrial isoform X2, with product MAFCIRRLWNILERKLSGNRKVDTHARPTSRYFLTWSFRFSLLDPHSRRNRGSTSRGFNDYHLKMAFRKFLPMFDRVLVERLAAETMSKGGIMLPEKAQGKVLQATVVAVGPGSTNQKGYLTPMSVKIGEKVLLPEYGGTKVHLEDKEYFLFRDADILGKYVE from the exons ATGGCTTTTTGCATCCGG AGGTTATGGAATATTCTGGAACGGAAACTGTCCGGGAACCGTAAAGTAGACACGCATGCGCGTCCCACTTCTCGATATTTCCTCACGTGGAGTTTCCGCTTCAGCCTGTTAGATCCACACTCAAGAAGAAATCGGGGCTCAACATCACGAGGTTTCAACGACTATCACTTAAAGATG GCTTTCAGGAAATTCCTTCCCATGTTTGACCGGGTGCTGGTGGAGCGTCTGGCTGCAGAGACTATGTCGAAGGGGGGCATCATGTTGCCAGAGAAGGCCCAGGGCAAGGTGCTGCAGGCCACAGTGGTGGCAGTGGGACCAGGCTCCACCAACCAG AAAGGATATCTGACACCCATGAGTGTCAAAATTGGAGAGAAAGTCCTTCTGCCAGAGTACGGAGGAACTAAAGTTCACCTGGAAGACAAG GAATACTTCCTGTTCCGTGATGCTGACATCCTTGGCAAATATGTAGAATAA
- the LOC109870895 gene encoding 60 kDa heat shock protein, mitochondrial, with the protein MLRLPTVMRQMRPVCRALAPHLTRAYAKDVKFGADARAMMLKGVDLLADAVAVTMGPKGRTVIIEQSWGSPKVTKDGVTVAKAIDLKCKYQNIGAKLVQDVANNTNEEAGDGTTTATVLARAIAKEGFDTISKGANPVEIRRGVMLAVETVIAELKRMSKPVTTPEEIAQVATISANGDVEIGTIISNAMKKVGRKGVITVKDGKTLHDELEIIEGLKFDRGYISPYFINTAKGQKCEFQDAYVLLSEKKISTVQSIVPALELANQNRKPLVIVAEDVDGEALSTLVLNRLKVGLQVVAVKAPGFGDNRKAQLHDMAVATGGTVFGDEAVGIALEDIQAHDFGQVGEVSVTKDDTMLLKGKGDTASIEKRQAQIAEQLENTTSDYEKEKLNERLAKLSDGVAVLKVGGTSDVEVNEKKDRVTDALNATRAAVEEGIVPGGGCALLRSIPALDALVPINSDQKIGIDIIRRALRVPAMTIAKNAGVEGSLVVEKILQAAVEIGYDAMEGEYVNMVEKGIIDPTKVVRTALMDAAGVASLLSTAECVVTELPKEEKEGGMPGGMGGMGGMGGMGGGMF; encoded by the exons ATGCTGCGTCTACCCACGGTGATGAGACAGATGAGGCCAGTCTGCAGGGCCCTGGCCCCCCACCTCACCCGAGCCTACGCCAAGGACGTCAAGTTTGGAGCCGATGCTCGGGCCATGATGCTGAAGGGAGTGGATCTGCTGGCTGATGCTGTCGCCGTCACCATGGGTCCCAAG GGTCGCACAGTAATCATTGAGCAGAGCTGGGGCAGCCCCAAGGTGACCAAGGACGGCGTCACTGTAGCCAAGGCCATTGACCTGAAGTGCAAGTACCAGAACATCGGTGCCAAGCTGGTCCAGGACGTGGCCAACAACACAAACGAGGAAGCAGGAGATGGCACCACTACCGCCACCGTGCTGGCCAGAGCCATCGCCAAGGAGGGCTTTGACACCATTAGTAAAGGCGCTAACCCTGTGGAGATCCGCCGTGGCGTCATGCTGGCTGTGGAGACCGTCATTGCTGAACTGAAGAGGATGTCTAAGCCAGTCACCACACCTGAGGAGATTGCCCAG GTGGCCACCATCTCTGCTAATGGAGACGTGGAGATCGGCACCATCATCTCCAACGCCATGAAAAAAGTGGGCCGCAAGGGAGTCATCACTGTCAAGGATGGCAAAACTCTGCATGATGAGCTTGAGATCATTGAGGGGCTGAAGTTCGACCGCGGCTACATCTCACCTTACTTCATCAACACAGCCAAAG GCCAGAAGTGTGAGTTTCAGGATGCTTATGTGTTGCTGAGTGAGAAGAAGATCTCCACTGTCCAGAGCATCGTCCCTGCCCTGGAATTGGCCAACCAGAACCGCAAACCTCTGGTCATCGTGGCTGAGGATGTGGACGGAGAGGCCCTCAGCACCCTGGTTCTCAACAG GCTGAAGGTGGGACTACAAGTGGTGGCAGTCAAGGCCCCAGGCTTTGGAGACAACAGGAAGGCCCAGCTGCACGACATGGCCGTGGCCACCGGGGGCACT GTGTTTGGTGATGAGGCGGTGGGCATTGCTCTGGAGGACATCCAGGCACATGACTTTGGCCAGGTGGGCGAGGTGTCAGTGACCAAGGACGACACCATGCTGTTGAAGGGGAAGGGAGACACGGCATCCATCGAGAAGAGGCAGGCTCAGATCGCTGAGCAGCTGGAGAACACCACCAGCGATTACGAGAAGGAGAAGCTCAACGAAAGGCTGGCCAAGCTGTCTGACGGAGTGGCTGTGCTCAAG GTGGGAGGAACGAGTGATGTGGAGGTGAATGAGAAGAAGGACCGTGTGACCGACGCCCTGAATGCCACCAGGGCCGCTGTGGAGGAGGGCATCGTGCCCGGGGGTGGCTGTGCACTGCTGCGCTCAATCCCTGCCCTGGATGCCCTCGTGCCCATCAACTCTGACCAGAAGATTG GAATTGACATCATCAGACGAGCCCTGCGTGTGCCGGCCATGACAATTGCTAAGAACGCTGGTGTGGAGGGCTCTCTAGTGGTAGAGAAGATCCTTCAGGCCGCGGTGGAGATCGGCTACGATGCCATGGAAGGAGAGTACGTCAACATGGTAGAGAAGGGCATCATTGACCCCACCAAG GTGGTGAGGACTGCACTAATGGATGCTGCAGGTGTCGCATCCCTTCTCTCCACTGCTGAGTGTGTGGTCACAGAGCTGCccaaggaggagaaggagggtggcATGCCAGGAGGTATGGGAGGTATGGGCGGTATGGGAGGTATGGGCGGTGGCATGTTCTAA
- the LOC109887139 gene encoding MOB-like protein phocein isoform X1, with product MCASFASGHSVEMVMAEGTAVLRRNRPGTKAKDFYNWPDESFEEMDSTLAVQQYIQQNIRSDCSGIDKILEPPEGQDEGVWKYEHLRQFCLELNGLAVKLQSECHPDTCTQMTATEQWIFLCAAHKTPKECPAIDYTRHTLDGAACLLNSNKYFPSRVSIKESSVAKLGSVCRRIYRIFSHAYFHHRQIFDKYENETFLCHRFTRFVMKYNLMSKDNLIVPILEEEVQNTSAGESEA from the exons ATGTGTGCATCATTTGCATCCGGGCATTCTGTCGAGATGGTCATGGCGGAGGGTACTGCAGTTCTGCGGAGGAATCGGCCTGGAACCAAGGCGAAG gATTTCTACAACTGGCCAGATGAATCCTTTGAAGAGATGGACAGCACGCTGGCTGTACAACAG TACATTCAGCAGAACATCCGGTCAGACTGCTCCGGTATCGATAAGATCCTGGAGCCACCAGAGGGACAGGACGAAGGGGTGTGGAAGTACGAGCACCTCCG GCAATTTTGTCTGGAGCTGAATGGACTCGCTGTGAAACTGCAGAGCGAGTGCCACCCAGACACCTGCACCCAGATGACAGCCACAGAACAGTGGATATTCCTGTGTGCTGCACACAAGACCCCCAAAGAG TGCCCTGCCATTGACTACACCAGGCACACGCTGGACGGAGCTGCCTGCCTTCTCAACAGCAACAAGTATTTTCCCAGCCG TGTGAGCATCAAGGAGTCCTCAGTGGCCAAGCTGGGTTCTGTGTGTCGCCGGATCTATAGGATATTCTCCCATGCTTACTTCCACCATCGGCAGATATTTGACAAGTATGAG aacgagacctttctgtgCCATCGGTTCACGCGCTTCGTGATGAAGTACAACCTGATGTCCAAGGACAACCTGATTGTTCCTATCCTGGAGGAGGAGGTCCAGAACACCTCAGCTGGGGAGAGCGAGGCCTGA